In Rattus rattus isolate New Zealand chromosome 9, Rrattus_CSIRO_v1, whole genome shotgun sequence, a genomic segment contains:
- the Cdip1 gene encoding cell death-inducing p53-target protein 1 — protein sequence MSNEPPPPYPGGPTAPLLEEKSGAPPTPGRTSPAVMQPPPGMPLPSADIAPPPYEPPGHPVPQPGFVPPHMNADGTYMPAGFYPPPGPHPPMGYYPPGPYPPGSYPGPGGHTATVLVPSGAATTVTVLQGEIFEGAPVQTVCPHCQQAITTKISYEIGLMNFVLGFFCCFMGCDLGCCLIPCLINDFKDVTHTCPSCKAYICTYKRLC from the exons ATGTCTAATGAGCCACCCCCTCCTTATCCAGGAGGTCCTACAGCCCCACTACTGGAGGAAAAAAGTGGAGCCCCACCTACCCCAG GCCGAACCTCTCCAGCTGTGATGCAGCCACCACCAGGCATGCCACTGCCCTCTGCTGACATTGCCCCCCCGCCCTATGAGCCGCCTGGCCATCCAGTGCCTCAGCCTGGCTTCGTGCCCCCCCACATGAATGCAGATGGCACCTACATGCCTGCAG GTTTCTACCCTCCTCCAGGCCCTCACCCACCTATGGGCTATTATCCACCAGGACCCTACCCACCAGGGTCCTACCCTGGCCCCGGGGGCCACACAGCCACAGTATTGGTCCCATCAGGGGCAGCCACCACGGTGACAGTACTGCAGGGAGAGATCTTTGAAGGCGCCCCAGTGCAGACAGTGTGTCCTCACTGCCAGCAGGCCATTACCACCAAGATCTCCTACGAGATAGGCCTGATGAACTTTGTGCTGGGTTTCTTCTGCTGCTTCATGGG GTGTGACCTGGGCTGCTGCTTGATCCCCTGCCTCATCAATGACTTCAAGGATGTGACGCACACATGTCCCAGCTGCAAAGCCTACATCTGCACATACAAGCGCTTGTGCTAA
- the Hmox2 gene encoding heme oxygenase 2: MSSEVETSEGVDESENSSTAPEKENHTKMADLSELLKEGTKEAHDRAENTQFVKDFLKGNIKKELFKLATTALYFTYSALEEEMDRNKDHPAFAPLYFPTELHRKEALIKDMEYFFGENWEEQVKCSEAAQKYVDRIHYVGQNEPELLVAHAYTRYMGDLSGGQVLKKVAQRALKLPSTGEGTRFYLFEHVDNAQQFKQFYRARMNALDLSMKTKERIVEEANKAFEYNMQIFSELDQAGSMLTKETLEDGLPVHDGKGDVRKCPFYAAQPDKGTLGGSNCPFRTAMAVLRKPSLQLILAASVALVAGLLAWYYM, translated from the exons ATGTCTTCAGAGGTGGAGACCTCGGAGGGCGTCGATGAGTCAGAGAACTCCTCTACGGcaccagaaaaggaaaaccataCCAA AATGGCAGACCTTTCTGAGCTCCTGAAGGAAGGGACCAAGGAAGCACATGACCGGGCAGAAAATACCCAGTTTGTCAAAGACTTCTTGAAAGGAAACATTAAGAAGGAGCTATTTAAG CTGGCCACCACTGCACTTTACTTCACATACTCAGCCCTTGAGGAGGAAATGGATCGCAACAAGGACCACCCAGCCTTCGCCCCCTTATATTTCCCCACGGAACTACACCGGAAGGAAGCACTGATCAAGGACATGGAGTATTTCTTTGGTGAAAACTGGGAGGAGCAGGTGAAGTGCTCCGAGGCTGCCCAGAAGTATGTGGATCGGATTCACTATGTAGGACAGAACGAGCCGGAGCTGCTGGTGGCCCATGCTTACACTCGTTACATGGGGGACCTTTCGGGAGGCCAGGTGCTGAAGAAGGTGGCTCAGCGGGCACTAaagctccccagcactggggaagggaCCCGGTTCTACCTGTTCGAGCATGTGGACAATGCCCAGCAATTCAAGCAGTTCTACCGTGCCAGGATGAATGCCTTGGACCTGAGTATGAAGACCAAAGAGAGGATTGTGGAGGAGGCCAACAAAGCCTTTGAATATAATATGCAG ATATTCAGTGAactggaccaggctggctccatGCTAACAAAAGAAACCCTGGAGGATGGGCTCCCAGTACATGATGGGAAAGGAGATGTACGTAAATGCCCCTTTTATGCTGCTCAGCCAGACAAAG GTACCCTGGGAGGCAGCAACTGCCCCTTCCGGACAGCCATGGCTGTGCTGAGGAAGCCTAGCCTGCAGCTCATTCTGGCTGCCAGTGTGGCCTTGGTAGCTGGACTCTTGGCCTGGTACTACATGTGA